Proteins encoded in a region of the Arvicanthis niloticus isolate mArvNil1 chromosome 16, mArvNil1.pat.X, whole genome shotgun sequence genome:
- the Upf3a gene encoding regulator of nonsense transcripts 3A isoform X2: MRSEEGAGGPGAALSARGPSWREKVSGSETHFRRESPRNESAAPPAPSLSESGAGKPREEKRTALSKVVLRRLPPGLTKEQLEEQLRPLPAHDYFEVVAADLSLYPHLYSRAYINFRNPDDILLFRDRFDGYIFIGNKGLEYPAVVEFAPFQKIAKKKLKKKDTKTGSIEDDPEYKQFLESYSLEEEKTSTSPETLLGEIEAKTRELLARRTTPLLEYIKNRKLEKQRLREEKREERRRRDLEKKRVREEEKRKRREEDRCKRKEADKQKRAEKDVRIKLLKKLETGEEATTEKPKERGEAVGAGDEKQEARLVESQPETPAERQGFSV, encoded by the exons ATGCGCTCGGAAGAGGGGGCCGGAGGCCCCGGCGCAGCCCTTTCTGCGCGGGGCCCGAGCTGGAGGGAGAAAGTGTCGGGCTCGGAGACTCATTTCCGCCGCGAGTCGCCGCGGAATGAATCGGCGGCGCCGCCGGCCCCGTCCTTAAGTGAGAGCGGGGCCGGCAAGCCTCGCGAGGAGAAGAGGACGGCCCTGAGCAAG GTCGTCCTTCGGCGTCTGCCCCCGGGCCTCACCAAAGAGCAGCTGGAAGAGCAACTGCGCCCCCTGCCCGCGCACGATTACTTCGAGGTGGTGGCTGCGGACCTCAG CCTCTACCCTCACCTCTACTCCAGAGCGTACATTAATTTTAGGAACCCTGATGATATCCTGCTGTTCCGAGACCGTTTCGATGGATATATCTTCATTGGCAATAAAG GCCTGGAGTATCCTGCAGTGGTGGAGTTTGCTCCATTCCAGAAGATTGCCAAAAAGAAGCTGAAGAAAAAAGATACCAAGACCGGAAGCATTGAAGATG ATCCTGAATATAAACAGTTCCTGGAATCATACAGCTTGGAGGAAGAGAAGACCAGCACTAGTCCAGAGACACTGCTGGGAGAGATAGAAGCAAAGACAAGAGAGCTCCTCG CCAGAAGAACCACACCTCTTttggaatatattaaaaatagaaaattagaaaagcaG AGACTCCGGGAGGAGAAGCGTGAGGAGCGGAGGAGGAGGGACCTGGAAAAGAAGCGTGTgcgggaagaagagaagaggaagaggagagaagaggacaggtgTAAGCGGAAGGAGGCGGATAagcagaagagagcagagaaggacgTGAGGATCAAG CTTCTTAAGAAACTGGAAACGGGAGAAGAAGCAACCACAGAGAAACCCAAAGAAAGAGGTGAAGCTGTTGGTGCTGGAGATGAGAAGCAGGAAGCCCGGCTGGTAGagagccagccagagacacctgCGGAGAG